In a single window of the Halomicroarcula saliterrae genome:
- a CDS encoding phytoene/squalene synthase family protein: MSQNHTGRSSQEDIAWCYDAVHRVSRTFSLTIAELDEPMARDICVGYLLCRVADTIEDAGHIPPAAQSELLRLYSRTLDPDAEASVRAFDEAVAEWLPATLTDDWEVVDNAGRAVGVFRSLDNHALESIRGPVRELVDGMAMFVDRYADDGGLRIKTLDELEEYCWYAAGTVGTLVTGLVSREATEEQARQMRENARAFALLLQLVNVAKDAATDMEEENNVYLPLELLDEEGLDHSDVGDPENVESLVPVIDRVTARAEGYLDGAQTWLEAMPETRGNTLSAWAIPFLLAVGTIRELRERPADVIEQGNVKITRDEVHAVCQQFIGDGSPAIGDLRARIRRQPLHEY, encoded by the coding sequence ATGTCTCAGAACCACACTGGCCGGTCGTCACAAGAAGACATTGCGTGGTGCTACGACGCCGTCCACAGGGTGTCGCGGACGTTTAGCTTGACAATTGCGGAACTCGACGAGCCGATGGCGCGCGATATCTGTGTCGGCTATCTTCTCTGCCGTGTCGCCGACACAATCGAGGACGCGGGACACATCCCGCCGGCGGCCCAGTCGGAGCTGCTCCGGCTCTACAGCCGGACGCTCGACCCGGACGCCGAGGCGTCCGTCAGGGCGTTCGACGAGGCCGTCGCGGAGTGGCTCCCGGCCACACTCACCGACGACTGGGAAGTCGTCGACAACGCCGGCCGCGCGGTCGGCGTCTTCCGCTCGCTGGACAACCACGCGTTAGAGAGCATCCGCGGTCCGGTGCGCGAACTCGTCGACGGAATGGCGATGTTCGTGGACCGGTACGCCGACGACGGCGGCCTGCGCATCAAGACGCTCGACGAACTCGAAGAGTACTGCTGGTACGCCGCAGGCACCGTCGGGACGCTCGTGACGGGACTGGTCTCGCGCGAGGCGACGGAGGAACAGGCCCGACAGATGCGGGAGAACGCCCGCGCGTTCGCGCTCTTGCTCCAGCTCGTCAACGTCGCCAAGGACGCCGCGACCGATATGGAGGAGGAGAACAACGTCTATCTACCGCTCGAACTGCTCGACGAGGAGGGGCTGGACCACAGCGACGTCGGCGACCCCGAGAACGTCGAGTCGCTGGTCCCCGTCATCGATCGCGTCACTGCCCGAGCCGAGGGGTATCTCGACGGGGCCCAGACGTGGCTCGAAGCCATGCCGGAGACGCGGGGCAACACGCTGTCGGCGTGGGCCATCCCGTTCCTGCTCGCCGTCGGCACCATCCGCGAGCTCCGGGAACGGCCCGCCGACGTCATCGAGCAGGGCAACGTCAAGATAACGCGCGACGAAGTCCACGCGGTCTGCCAGCAGTTCATCGGCGACGGCTCGCCGGCCATCGGTGACCTCCGCGCCCGGATTCGCCGCCAGCCGCTCCACGAGTACTGA
- a CDS encoding TRAM domain-containing protein, whose protein sequence is MELIWLAGGAGVLVLLLVGLLVWRRGSADARASERAHNEARERDPPVEIGSTYEFGITEFTDHHSGDRVAVGKVEGFVLFTEDVPSSCVEGDAIRAKVTSFNREHTSADATYVGSV, encoded by the coding sequence ATGGAACTCATCTGGCTCGCCGGTGGCGCTGGCGTCCTCGTCCTGTTGCTGGTGGGACTGCTGGTGTGGCGCCGGGGTTCGGCGGACGCCCGCGCGTCGGAACGCGCCCACAACGAGGCACGGGAGCGCGACCCGCCCGTCGAAATCGGTTCGACCTACGAGTTCGGTATCACCGAGTTCACCGACCACCACTCCGGCGACCGCGTCGCGGTCGGCAAGGTCGAAGGATTCGTCCTCTTCACCGAGGACGTGCCGTCGTCCTGTGTGGAAGGCGACGCGATACGCGCCAAGGTCACCTCGTTCAACCGCGAGCACACCTCCGCCGACGCGACGTACGTCGGCTCAGTCTAG